From the genome of Streptomyces sp. V1I1, one region includes:
- a CDS encoding M55 family metallopeptidase, which translates to MKILISADMEGATGVTWPADVLPGTPQWERCRTMFTSDVNAAALGFFDGGADEVLINEAHWTMRNLLLERLDERVEMLTGKHKSLSMVEGVQHGDVDGIAFVGYHTGAGAEGVLAHTYLANSITGVWLDGARASEGLLNAHVVAEYGVPVVLVTGDDLTCVDADGYAPQARKVAVKDYVSRYAAVCRTPGRTASDIRGAAKEAAALAIRHEPVRGGPFTVELEFDAEHLAAAATVVPGVAGSGERRVAYSSETMYEGIRTFKAVTTIVSAAVEEQYG; encoded by the coding sequence ATGAAGATCCTCATCAGTGCCGACATGGAAGGCGCCACCGGTGTGACCTGGCCGGCCGACGTGCTGCCCGGCACTCCCCAGTGGGAGCGCTGCCGGACCATGTTCACCTCCGATGTGAACGCAGCCGCTCTCGGCTTCTTCGACGGCGGCGCCGACGAGGTGCTCATCAATGAAGCGCACTGGACCATGCGCAATTTGCTGCTGGAGCGGCTCGACGAGCGGGTGGAGATGCTCACCGGCAAGCACAAGTCGCTGTCGATGGTGGAGGGCGTGCAGCACGGCGACGTGGACGGCATCGCGTTCGTCGGCTACCACACGGGTGCCGGCGCGGAGGGGGTGCTCGCCCACACCTACCTCGCCAACTCGATCACGGGGGTCTGGCTCGACGGCGCGCGGGCGAGCGAGGGCCTGCTCAACGCCCATGTGGTCGCCGAGTACGGCGTGCCGGTGGTGCTGGTGACCGGCGACGACCTGACCTGCGTGGACGCCGACGGCTATGCGCCGCAGGCCCGCAAGGTCGCGGTGAAGGACTACGTCTCGCGGTACGCGGCGGTGTGCCGCACGCCGGGCCGCACCGCGTCCGACATCCGCGGCGCCGCGAAGGAAGCGGCGGCCCTCGCCATACGGCACGAGCCGGTGCGGGGCGGCCCGTTCACCGTGGAGCTGGAGTTCGACGCGGAGCATCTCGCGGCGGCCGCCACCGTAGTGCCGGGCGTGGCGGGAAGCGGCGAGCGTCGCGTCGCGTACTCCAGCGAGACCATGTATGAGGGCATTCGCACCTTCAAAGCGGTCACGACGATCGTCTCGGCGGCAGTGGAGGAGCAGTATGGCTGA
- a CDS encoding M20/M25/M40 family metallo-hydrolase: MADVTTHIDGQALDEVVTFTSELIRIDTTNRGGGDCHERPAAEYAAERLAGAGIEPTLLERTPGRTNVVARIEGTDPSADALLVHGHLDVVPAEPADWSVHPFSGEVRDGVVWGRGAVDMKNMDAMVLAVVRAWARAGIRPRRDIVIAYTADEEASAIDGSGFLADHHPGLFEGCTEGISESGAFTFHAGPGMALYPIAAGERGTAWLKLTAHGRAGHGSKVNRANAVSRLAAVVARIGEHQWPVRLTPTVRAALAELAVLHGIETDVHADDFDVDALMAKLGPAAALVEPTVRNSANPTMLEAGYKINVIPGHATAYVDGRMVPGGEAEFRETLDRLTGPDVEWEFHHGEVALQAPVDSPTFAKLRAAVERFDPDGHVVPFCMPGGTDAKQFSRLGITGYGFSPLKLPVGFDYAALFHGVDERVPVEALHFGVKVLDHYLRSA, translated from the coding sequence ATGGCTGACGTGACAACGCACATCGACGGCCAGGCACTCGACGAGGTGGTGACCTTCACCTCCGAGCTGATCCGTATCGACACCACCAACCGCGGCGGTGGCGACTGCCATGAGCGGCCCGCCGCCGAGTATGCCGCCGAGCGGCTGGCCGGCGCCGGCATCGAGCCCACCCTGCTGGAGCGCACCCCGGGGCGTACCAATGTCGTCGCGCGGATCGAGGGCACCGACCCGTCCGCCGATGCCCTGCTCGTCCACGGCCATCTGGACGTGGTCCCCGCCGAGCCCGCCGACTGGTCCGTGCACCCCTTCTCCGGGGAGGTCCGGGACGGAGTGGTGTGGGGCCGCGGCGCGGTCGACATGAAGAACATGGACGCGATGGTCCTCGCCGTCGTCCGGGCCTGGGCGCGCGCCGGCATCAGGCCCCGGCGCGACATCGTGATCGCGTACACCGCCGACGAGGAGGCCAGCGCCATCGACGGCTCGGGCTTCCTCGCCGACCACCACCCCGGTCTCTTCGAGGGGTGTACGGAAGGGATCAGCGAGTCCGGGGCCTTCACCTTCCACGCCGGACCCGGGATGGCGCTCTACCCGATCGCGGCCGGGGAGCGTGGCACAGCCTGGCTCAAGCTCACCGCGCACGGCAGGGCCGGACACGGCTCCAAGGTCAACCGGGCCAACGCCGTGAGCCGGCTCGCCGCTGTCGTCGCCCGGATCGGCGAGCACCAGTGGCCGGTGCGGCTCACGCCGACGGTGCGGGCCGCTCTGGCCGAACTCGCCGTGCTGCACGGCATCGAGACCGATGTGCACGCGGACGACTTCGACGTGGACGCTCTGATGGCGAAGCTCGGGCCGGCCGCCGCACTGGTCGAGCCGACAGTGCGCAACAGCGCCAACCCGACCATGCTGGAGGCCGGTTACAAGATCAATGTGATTCCGGGGCATGCCACCGCGTACGTCGACGGGCGGATGGTGCCCGGCGGCGAGGCCGAGTTCCGCGAAACGCTCGACCGGCTGACAGGACCGGACGTCGAGTGGGAGTTCCACCACGGCGAGGTGGCCCTGCAGGCTCCCGTCGACTCCCCGACATTCGCCAAGCTGCGCGCGGCTGTCGAGCGTTTCGACCCGGACGGGCACGTCGTGCCGTTCTGCATGCCGGGCGGCACCGACGCCAAGCAGTTCTCCCGGCTCGGCATCACCGGCTACGGCTTCTCGCCGCTGAAGCTCCCGGTCGGCTTCGACTACGCGGCACTGTTCCACGGGGTCGACGAGCGCGTTCCGGTCGAGGCGCTGCACTTCGGCGTGAAGGTTCTCGACCACTATCTGCGGTCCGCATAG
- a CDS encoding class I SAM-dependent methyltransferase, translating to MNVPEDYRNAWESYWRETSDAPGEAIWDSDPSLTAEPHTELLLPYADTALPMVDLGCGNGTQTRYLAGRFPKAVGVDLSHAAIEHARRADAAGVAEFEQLNLVDGAAVRELHRRLGDCHVYMRAVIHQSRPENRAAVADAVAELVGTRGRAFVVELVSASRDVLRQAAEGPDGPPPKLRRVFAHGLKPADASDEEVPALLAEAGLDIFTSGYTALAQTEYLADGTRIELPARWFVVGRS from the coding sequence ATGAATGTGCCAGAGGACTACAGGAACGCGTGGGAAAGCTACTGGCGCGAGACGAGCGACGCGCCGGGCGAGGCCATCTGGGACTCCGACCCGTCACTGACCGCCGAGCCGCACACCGAACTGCTGCTGCCCTACGCGGACACGGCGCTGCCCATGGTGGATCTGGGCTGCGGCAACGGGACGCAGACCCGCTATCTGGCCGGACGGTTCCCGAAAGCGGTCGGCGTGGACCTCTCGCATGCGGCGATCGAGCACGCACGCCGCGCCGACGCCGCGGGGGTCGCTGAGTTCGAGCAGCTCAATCTGGTGGATGGGGCGGCGGTCAGGGAACTGCACCGGCGCCTCGGGGACTGCCACGTCTATATGCGTGCGGTGATCCACCAGAGCAGACCGGAGAACCGGGCGGCGGTCGCCGATGCGGTCGCCGAACTCGTGGGCACGCGCGGGCGCGCCTTCGTCGTCGAGCTGGTCTCGGCGTCCAGGGACGTACTGCGCCAGGCGGCCGAGGGACCCGACGGGCCGCCCCCCAAACTGCGCAGGGTCTTCGCACACGGGCTGAAGCCCGCGGACGCCTCGGACGAGGAGGTGCCTGCCCTGCTGGCGGAGGCGGGCCTGGACATCTTCACGAGCGGCTACACGGCACTCGCGCAGACGGAGTATCTGGCGGACGGCACCCGGATCGAGCTGCCGGCGCGGTGGTTCGTGGTCGGGCGGTCCTGA